From Triticum aestivum cultivar Chinese Spring chromosome 7B, IWGSC CS RefSeq v2.1, whole genome shotgun sequence:
cacgttttacgatacggagccgccgccacgccctaatctctctcgggagggctgatctggagtccgttcggggctccggagagggggattcgtcatcgtcgtcatcatcaaccatcctccatcaccaattccatgatgctcaccgccgtgagtgatcaattccatcgtaggcttgctggacggtgatgggttggatgagatttatcatgtaatcaagttagttttgttagggtttgatccctagtatccactatgttttgagattgatgttgctatgactttgctatgcttaatgcttgacacttgggcccgagtgtcatgatttcagatctgaacctattatgttttcatgaatatatgtgtgttcttgatcctatcttacaagtttatagtcacctattatgtgttatgacccgacaaccccgaagtgacaataatcgggatatttctcggtgatgaccgtagtttaaggagttcatgtattcactatgtgctaatgctttgttccggttctctattaaaaggaggcattaatatcccttagtttccactaggaccccgctgccacgggatggtaggacaaaagatgtcatgcaagttctttttcataagcacgtatgattatatacggaatacatgcctacactacattgatgaattggagctagttctgtgtcaccctatgttatagctatcacatgaggaatcgcatccgacataattatccatcactgatccaatgcctacgagcttttcacatcttgtgtttcacttatttattttttcgttgctattattacaatcactacaaaacccaaaaatattacttttgctaccgctacctttattatcatactaatttgctactaaatactttgctgcagatacttagttatccaggtgtggttgaattgacaactcaactgctaatactcaagaatattctttgtatccccttgtgtcgaatcaataaatttaggttgaatactttaccctcgaaagttgttgcgatcacctacacttgtgggttatcacgcaccTCCAGCTCTGGTCGAGAACCCCTCAGATCCCGATGATCCGGACAGCCCCATGCTGAAACTATGGGCTGCAGCCTGGAGGACACAGACGCCGGGCTGGCTGAACCGGATGCCATGGCGAAACCCGTGCTCCTTAGCTAAGGTTTGAGTTGGGGATGAGTTGTGTAATATCTGGTATGGTCTTCCTCCAGACTATATCTTGGATGTAATATCGGATGACATTCCGAGCTTTGGTTCTTAAATAAAGCGATGGTAACACCCCTCAAAGAAAAAAACTTTCATGACCGTGCTGGAGATTGTTTATGGGAAGCGACATCTCAGTTCAAACGTTTTTTGTAGGGCAGAAATAAATTCAACCTTGCTTTTCTGGTAGCTCGAAAGCACTGCATAATTTGCAAAATCGGGCAGTTTGATTCAAGGATATTAAAGCAACTTTTATTCAGCGTTTAAAGTACTAGTTATAGCTTTTTTTAGGGGTGCTAGTAATAGCTTTTTTTTAGGGATAGCGCACGCACACACACTACACAATCGCTTGCATAGTGAACCAGCCCATGTGGCGTCTTATTTTTGCCGGTATTGGGAAATTTTTAAAATGCTCCCTGGTTTTTGTACAATGGATtttgttctgttttcctttttattcttcTCTTAATTCATGCACTTTCCTGAcatacatgaactttttttcaaaccctattctttttttcaaattgatgaactttttaaaatcagCAAGCCTTTTCAAATCCATGAGTTTTCTAAAAATCCTTGAAGCTTTTTTCAAACCCATGAATTTCTTTTCAAATCCATGACCATTTTTGAAATTCATGGATCTTTTTTCGAACTCATTTTTTTtcatattcatgatttttttaaatccatgaacgtttttaaaattcatgaagttTTCTCAAATTTGCGAAACCATTATTTTTTTCAAtggcatgaacttttttcaaatacatgaacttGTAAAAATTCTTGAACTTTTCTTAAATTCAAGAAACtgtgaactttttttttgaatgGCATGAACTTTTCTAAAATACATTAATAACTTTCCGTGCACACAAATTcttttcaaatccatgattttttttctctGAAAATCAGCATTCAACTGCCAAACGATCAAAGGTCAGTATGAACGGTCAATTAATTAGAGGTTAACCTGGAGCGGGTGAACTCATTAGCAAACAAAGCCGTCCTAACAGGTGAGTTGGTTCGCCTTTGTTGGGTCATCCTAGGCGTGCAAGGCGCATGAGCGTTGGTTCCCCAAACGAGGCCTAAGGCGCTTACAACGAGGCCTACCCGGCGGCATGCAATTTATTTGGGCGGCCCACTCGCTCCCTCCTCTCACAGGATTTGGAAGGTTCTAACACATTCCCTCAGCATTTTCTATATTTCTACTCTTTCTTTtgaatttgttttgttttgttctttatttactttttttttctttccttctcTTTTCCCATTTAagaaaccatgaacattttttcaacttTGCAATTTTTAATCATGCTCACTTTCAAAATCTGCATATATTActaaatttttgaaaacatttgTCTAAACCTTTTGAATTTACAATTATATTTTGAATgtggaacatattttcaaattcatgattttctcTAAAATTGTCAAAAACAATTGAATTCATGAATTTCATTTGATATCGACGTTATTTTTctaattcattaacattttttcatAGTTATCTTCATTTTTTCCCGCTCTAAGTGCTTGCGGTATTTTCGCCCATGAAGGGGGGTCACAGTCCGGAGCTATGTATTGGGTGTTTAAACCCCACACCACACTTTCAGACATGTATAGGACCTAATGCAAGTTTTGGTGGCAGCGCTACCCTCCGAAGACCCCCGAGCGGCATAACCCTGCCAGTTTGACTGGGAAGTCTATTGTAGCAAAGTATCAAAATTATAACTAACTATTTCATACTAAACATATTAGTTTGAAATCCTTGAAACTTCAAATAGATATTATATTTGCCTTATTTCATCAAGGAACGAAAATATACAAACAAGTCAAAACAAGAGGGTGTTTTCTGCAAAATTTTAAGTCCATATGATTTTAGtttgttcaaatttgaaaacatagtATACCAACAAAGTCCCTTTCAAGATTCTGATCCAAAACCATATAAAGTTTGTCAAAATCAAGGCAAGTATGAATTACTTATGATTTTTACAAAGTACAAGGACCTATATGCAAAAGTATATGAGGTTTCATTTTTAACAtattaaaaacaaaaacaaagtggATATTCATAATCTATGAAAAATTCTACCCCAAATTGATATATAATTTGTATATGTTCAAGTCTAGATAAGTCATATTTAAATTTATCAAATTCAAACTTAAAAAGacagaaaatgatttaaatagaaaaagaaaaagaaaaaaggaatgcCGACGGCCGCCATTGTCGTAGGTCAAGATTTTCCCACGGCTTTTCGTTGGCCATCGGCATATCCGGAGATATGAAGACGGCCCCGACAAAAAGCCGCGGCATAGTACCTTATTCCAGTAGGGATTCCCTTTACGTTTACAACATAATATAATCCCGACTATGTTTACGTTAACAGTGCCTAACGAAAGATACAAGTGTGCATCCATGCAATTGGTAGGACTCACTTATTAGAGTCTATATGTCAATTGGCATAGGAAATTAACAAAGGCATTGAAAACGGAGTGCGTAAGTGAAATAACTAAGCAAATGGACCATACTATTGATAATTTCAGTCCACAATGGTGCGGCTAAGGAGGCCATCCAGCAGTGTTGAGAAGGGCTCTGATAGAAGCGGTTTCTCTGGAACTGGAATGGAGTTGAACGTCCCACCAGGAGAATTTGCCGAAATGGCTTGGAGACCCTAGCATATTCACGAGACATAGACATATGTTGAGTTAACTGATAAACAATAATTCTGATTAGAGTAGCTCTTACTTGATACATACATGGTTATATGTGTCCCCGCCGAGAGTAAACGTGTGGACAGGCACTTCGGAAACGTAGTTGTCGGTTCCATCAAAGAAGTCTCCCTTATTTATCAATCCATCGGAAAACAAGAAGATGATACCATTGTGGTGCCCACGGTTTTTGATCATATTATGCGCCTCGGCGAGGCCCGATGCCATGTTTTTCGTGCAGGTTCTCGTGCGCTCATTGAACACTGTGTAGGGAGCATCCTTTTTCTCCTTCGAGTAAACTAATTTCATGTCCAACGTGTATGTGTATGTCTTAGGGGTTGACATGACGTATATATAACCAAGGCAACTGTCAACAAAACGGGTGAGCTTCTCTTGCAACAACCAAAAGACCCCATGAGCCACCGTGTACCGTGTTTGGGCTGTTGAATTAGTGCGATCAAAGGCAAACACAATCACCACGTCTAGTGGACCCCTTCCTGGAAATTAGTATGGACAATTGGTCATTCACACATCTTACTATGGTTGATCTTGATGTTCAGTCGTGAAATTGAATCAGAATGGATGCCCGTATCTAATATACCTGAAAAGGTACTAGGAGGCTTCCCATCATCCTTCGAGGCGTCGCCAAGGAGTTTATCCAATAGCCTCGAGAAGGCTGTTGACACATTTGGCCTTTCTGGAATTGAGGTGCTGTGAAACTTCCCGCCCGGAGAATTTGCTGCGATGGAGTGGAGGATCTAGCATATGTACATTGCACTGGAATAAATTAAACTTATTCATAAGCTCATCATAGTTTAGACCATATCAACTTTGATTCAACACATACATGGTTATATGCGTTCCCGCCAAGAGTAAATGTGTGGACAGGTACTTGGGAGATGAAGTTCTCGTTCCCATGAAAGAAGTATTCATTGTTTACCAATCCATCAGAGAAGAACAATATGATGCTGTTGTGGTGCCCGCGGTTGCTGATTATGTTATGCGCCTCTTCGAGGCCTGATGCCATGGTTTTCCTTTTGGTGCTCCTGCGGTCGTAGTCTGTGTAGCCACTTGCCTTTGTGTCGGCTGATTCAACTAACTTCATGCCTGATATGCACTCGTTAGGGGTCAACATGACGTAACCAAGACAGCTGTCAACGAAGTGGGTGAGCTTCTCTTGCACCAACCAAAAAACCCAATCGTTCATCGTGTACCAGGCTGGGGTATGCAGATAGCAGTCAAAGGCATACACAATCACCACGTCCAATGGCCCCCTTCCTGCAAACCGATATGGCCAATCCATTCAAACATACCCAAAAAAAAATTGTAGCATGCATGTTCTTGACGATCAGAGTTTATTGGATGTCCGTGTATACCTGAAGTGGAACTAGAAAGCTTGTCTGGAACATGGAGGGAGCCGAGCTTCCCGCGTGACGAACTGATTGTTAAGGCACGGGGACCCTGACATATACACAAGAATATACAAGACGTAGGCAAAAATTAATTAAGAAGTGGTCAAAGATTTGGACTAGGTCAAGCAAATGCTGTTTCTAGATATTGTCATCAATCGACCTCGGCCAAAATCGGAGTTTCCGTAGCATTCAAGTCCGCAACAATCTCCTTAATCGTGGGCCTATTCCTTCTGTCATGACGGATACATCGTATTGCAATCTTGGTGCATTCCTCTACTTGATCTAAATGTGCTGTACCATCTCTCTGTCCCCAATATGTACGTACCTGTAAAATCAATAGGCAAAAGGTTTATCAGCGACGCCATCAGATGGATAATTATCGGTCTATATGATGGTCATAACATTGGATATCTGTAAGCATTAAATAAAACATGCATGCTGGTGACATAGACATATAATTTGTTCGTACATTTTCAACAAATCTTGTGGCCTCCAGCTCGTGATAAAGTTCAAAACCAACCGATCCCCTAATTACATCTATGATTGTAACACCTAAACCGTAGGTATCAGTCTTCTCTGATATCTCACTCCCACGTCTTAATTCAGGTGGCATGTACTTCCTGCATGATACcaaaaaatattaatgcatgtcaccatCTGTTTAGTTACATGAGAATGAAAATCATCCAAAAATTAATGAAGCATCCGACTACTCACGTTGTTCCTGAAACTAACTTAACTCTGGTATTGCTGCGGCTTGAAGTGTAAATCCTTGACAATCCGAAATCTGCAATCTTCGGTTCCATATAATCGTCAAGTAATATATTGCCAGGCTTTAGATCCAGGTGGAGGATCCGATGTTCCAACCCATTGTGAAGATACCATAAGCCTTCACAAGTCCCCTTTATTATTTGATAATGTGTGCGCCAGTCATCTCCCAGAGAATTTTCTGCAAAGATGAATATTAATTACTCAAACATGAAACTACAGAATCTATCTTTTTTTATGTAAACACAGAAAAGAAGAGGACTGAACTGAAGTTTACCAGAGAGATGCTTGTCGAGGCTTCCACGCCGCATATATTCAAAGCATAGCACTTTGTATATGTGTTTACCAAAAACAGGAGGGCCAACCTTTTGCTCAACGTATTTCTTGATTTCTTCATTGCAATACCCGACCAGCCGTACAATGTTTCGATGTTTGACTTCCATGTGGTTATAGAGTTCCTTCATAAATTGTTGGTCGTCAATTCCTTTGGTCGGATCAAGCAACTTCACTGCTATCTCTTCCCCGTTGTAGTCTGCCTGCTTGAAAAAACTAATTACCAACATGGTGTTGATGATGATAAAACAGAAGACCAAGCCGATCATTAATACCTTGTAAACGTCTCCATAGCCACCACATCCAATTTTCTTGGCGTCTGAAAAATCGTTGGTAATTCTTCTCAAGTCCGATGATTCAATCCGGAGTTCCTCTATCTGCATAGCCATGCTTCTACGATCGTGCATACAAACAACAGCAAAAATTGTTATACTGCGAATATATGTGTGCAGTTGTAAACTATCTAATGAGAAGCAGAAACATGCGAATATAGTATTCTAGTCTAGTAGAATATTCGCTGTGGATTCGTGGTTGGTTCGGCCAGGTCCGTGGAGTCCGGTGCGAGGTACTCCTTGAGCAAGCGGCATGGCGTACAAGGGAGAAAGGGTTAAAGTACGCACCGGTGATGTTGGCGGCGGAGCTGATGACCACAGGCGTAGGAGCACACGGTGGTGGTGCAGCTCAAGGTTCAAGGTTCAATTTCTGCCTCTGAGGTTCGTTGGCATGCAGCTGATAAAGAAGAATGGACAGTAGTTCCTGGTAAGGAAATGATCCGTTCTGCCGGTTGATCCTATCTTTCCGACCGACCCTTCCGTTGCCAACCACTCGTTCGCCCGTGGACAGCATGttatatctctctctctcacccgtaGAATCAAAGCTATTCCCACTGTATCAGGCCGCCAACGGCCGCGGATAGTCTTTATCAAAGGAAAAAAACGTGCATATGTTCACACTGCTTGCTGCCGACATCCGTGCGGAGTCTTCTCCAAAGTAATTAAAAAAAACACATGTCTGGCCACTGCTTGCTGTCAACACCTGCGCACGGTTCGCTGAAAAAGAAAATAACACACTTGTTCCCACTGCTTCAGACTGCAAACACCCACGCACACGGTCTTCGCCAAAGGAAAAACACACACACATGTTGCCACTGCTTCAGAGTGCCGACAAACGCGCACGATCTTCATCAGAGAAAAAACAAAAACACTTGTTCCCACTGCTTCAGACTGCCAACTTGATAGCCAAAACACATCAACTTGATAGCCTAATTAGGATCTGCCTAATCGCTATCAAGGGAAACCGTGATCGTTAGGGGGGGGGGTCTCGCCCCCCCTCGTCCCCCCTTGGATTCGTCCCTATGGAGTACCATTTTCCCTTTCTCAACATCACCGTTGGGGTACTGCTGGATGCACAATAGCGAACTGATATATCCATGCAAGAACCGGCGAGAGGACTCAATTGGAGGTGGCCATTTTTCATGTTTGATCTCGTCCCGTACGTACCAAATCCTCCACATGATCATCAGTACGGCCATATGCATCGTCTCGTCCAGAGACTCGAGGAGAGTGAAGAGCCATTCTGGCCCTGAGTTGCAGATGGCTTCAACCCTCGGGATGTGCCAATCGAGCCCCATGGCATGCCATAGTTCCTTCACAAGGGGCACCTACACATCGCATGGAACCCGTCCTCTCGTTCCACAACACAAATGGGACATATGCGAGACGGTGATGTGTTTTGGCTATCAAGTGATGTGTTTTGGCTATCAAGTGATGTTCCACAACCCGTCCTCTCGTTCCACAACACAACGGTGAT
This genomic window contains:
- the LOC123159919 gene encoding uncharacterized protein; this translates as MAMQIEELRIESSDLRRITNDFSDAKKIGCGGYGDVYKADYNGEEIAVKLLDPTKGIDDQQFMKELYNHMEVKHRNIVRLVGYCNEEIKKYVEQKVGPPVFGKHIYKVLCFEYMRRGSLDKHLSENSLGDDWRTHYQIIKGTCEGLWYLHNGLEHRILHLDLKPGNILLDDYMEPKIADFGLSRIYTSSRSNTRVKLVSGTTKYMPPELRRGSEISEKTDTYGLGVTIIDVIRGSVGFELYHELEATRFVENVRTYWGQRDGTAHLDQVEECTKIAIRCIRHDRRNRPTIKEIVADLNATETPILAEGPRALTISSSRGKLGSLHVPDKLSSSTSGRGPLDVVIVYAFDCYLHTPAWYTMNDWVFWLVQEKLTHFVDSCLGYVMLTPNECISGMKLVESADTKASGYTDYDRRSTKRKTMASGLEEAHNIISNRGHHNSIILFFSDGLVNNEYFFHGNENFISQVPVHTFTLGGNAYNHILHSIAANSPGGKFHSTSIPERPNVSTAFSRLLDKLLGDASKDDGKPPSTFSGRGPLDVVIVFAFDRTNSTAQTRYTVAHGVFWLLQEKLTRFVDSCLGYIYVMSTPKTYTYTLDMKLVYSKEKKDAPYTVFNERTRTCTKNMASGLAEAHNMIKNRGHHNGIIFLFSDGLINKGDFFDGTDNYVSEVPVHTFTLGGDTYNHGLQAISANSPGGTFNSIPVPEKPLLSEPFSTLLDGLLSRTIVD